Proteins found in one Magnolia sinica isolate HGM2019 chromosome 5, MsV1, whole genome shotgun sequence genomic segment:
- the LOC131245921 gene encoding uncharacterized protein LOC131245921 produces MSGNPRSSKKMKLLSPTEVERLRKAVKQGASRWGKAPGGVTANPPPGIPTLGEQLEATAGTTASTAAVVAPVHGVEGGTPTAHEAEEGDSTAHGVEEASAARGVEAPTVHEAEERAFANHEVEEAPIDRGVRAPSPHEAEGSGSTSALGPLAKLTEWASRHVVEDDITALLALHPMDVLREVSISLLKAAPALLATRLTFKDIGLDYEKLEADLKAKISELEVVALDRDAAVAQSEALQGALRVLDEALQEGVSRRSELEDLRLRFSSLESEKLRAEEELAEATSKSAEVAARLAEVEASIPRVQAAAVKAFKAYEGRAEELEEYFDMGYARCEELVKLKYPDLDLGCLAEEVAETSVLAEVRADEVAGAPIPAEAQAKDLP; encoded by the exons GTTGCTCTCCCCGACTGAGGTGGAGCGGCTCAGGAAGGCGGTGAAGCAAGGGGCTTCTCGTTGGGGCAAGGCACCTGGTGGGGTCACGGCCAATCCCCCGCCTGGGATCCCAACACTTGGTGAACAGCTCGAGGCTACTGCAGGTACGACGGCCtctactgctgctgttgttgctcCTGTTCATGGAGTTGAGGGCGGGACTCCTACTGCTCATGAAGCGGAGGAAGGGGACTCCACCGCTCATGGAGTTGAAGAGGCTTCTGCAGCTCGTGGGGTTGAAGCCCCCACTGTTCATGAGGCAGAGGAAAGAGCCTTCGCTAACCACGAAGTTGAAGAGGCTCCTATAGATCGCGGGGTTAGAGCTCCTTCTCCTCATGAGGCCGAAGGTAGCGGATCGACTTCCGCATTGGGCCCTTTGGCGAAGCTTACCGAGTGGGCATCCCGCCATGTGGTTGAGGACGACATCACAGCCTTGTTGGCCCTTCACCCAATGGACGTGCTGCGGGAGGTGTCAATCTCCCTTCTGAAG GCAGCTCCCGCTCTCTTGGCCACTCGTCTAACTTTCAAGGACATCGGGCTGGATTACGAGAAGCTAGAGGCCGACCTTAAGGCCAAGATCTCTGAGCTCGAGGTCGTCGCGCTTGATAGGGATGCGGCCGTTGCTCAGTCGGAAGCCTTGCAGGGGGCTTTGCGAGTACTGGACGAGGCCCTTCAAGAGGGCGTTTCAAGGCGGTCCGAGTTGGAGGACCTGAGGCTACGGTTTTCTTCCCTAGAGTCTGAGAAGCTGAGGGCCGAGGAAGAGCTCGCGGAGGCGACTTCCAAGTCGGCAGAAGTTGCAGCTCGATTGGCTGAGGTCGAGGCGTCAATTCCTAGGGTGCAAGCGGCGGCTGTTAAAGCTTTTAAAGCTTATGAGGGACGAGCTGAGGAGCTTGAAGAATACTTTGACATGGGTTATGCTCGATGCGAGGAGCTTGTCAAGTTGAAGTACCCGGATCTCGACCTGGGCTGTTTGGCTGAGGAGGTTGCTGAGACTTCTGTTCTTGCCGAGGTTAGGGCTGATGAGGTCGCTGGGGCGCCTATTCCCGCAGAAGCTCAGGCCAAAGACCTCCCTTGA